TTCTTTAATAAGCGGATGTTCATACAGTACTTCTTCAATTTCTCGTGGATAAATATTATATCCACCGGCAATAACCATATCTTTTTTTCGATCAACTAAATAAAAGTATCCTTCTTCATCCATATATGCTAAATCACCTGTATATAACCAACCATCTTGCAACGTCATTTCCGTTTCTTCTTGTCTTCCCCAATATCCTTTCATTACTTGCGGACCTTTCACTAGTAGTTCACCAATTTCATTCACTTCTGCTTCTTCATTCCGACCAACTTTTATAATTTTTGCATCTGTACCCGGCCATGGAATCCCAATACTTCCTTTCACTCGGTTGCCCCAAACTAAATTTGCATGGGTAACTGGTGATGCTTCTGTTAATCCATATCCTTCTACCAACCGTCCATTTGTTAACTGTTCAAATTGTTCTTGCACTTCTACAGGAAGCGGAGCGGAACCACTAATGCACGCATTAATGGAAGACAAATCATAATTTGTAATAGAAGGATGATTGAGTAAACTAATATACATCGTTGGTGCCCCTGGAAACAATGTCGGTTTTTGTTTTTCAATCGTTTTCAATACTTCTTCTATCTCAAAACGAGGTAAAATAATAATTAGTGATTGATACATAATAGCAAAGTTCATGGAAACTGTCATACCATAAACATGAAAAAATGGTAGTACAGCAAGAATTCGTTCTTTCCCTTTTTCTGTTTCGTACACCCACGATTGACATTGCGTCGTATTAGCAACTAAATTATGATGCGTCAACATTACACCTTTCGGAAGCCCTGTCGTTCCACCTGTATATTGAATCAATGCGATGTCTTCTTTTGGATTTATCACGACAGATGGTAGTGTAAGCGCTTTAGATTTTAATAAGAAACGAAATGACTGTACTTCATCTGAATAATGAATATCCACATGAATTGGTTGCTTTTTCTTCTTTGTTAATGGGTATAACAGTTTTTTCGGAAACGGTAAATAGTCTTCGAGTTTTGTTACAATAATACGTTCAAGCGAGGAATTTTTTTTTATTTTTGCTACTTTTGGAAACAATAAGTCTAAAACAATGATTATTTTAGATTGCGAGTCATGGAGTTGAAATTCTAATTCACGTTCCATGTACATCGGATTCGTTTGTACAACAATTCCACCAGCCATTAACACAGCATAATAACTAATAACAGCTTGCGGACAGTTTGGTAACATAATCGAAACGCGATCACCTTTTTCTAATCCTAACTCTACTAACCGATTTGCCAATGTAACAGTATCTTCATATAATTGACGATACGTCATTGTTTTGCCTAGAAAATGAATGGCTGGTTTCGTCGGTTGTTCACTAGATACATCCATTAAATATTGATATAATGGTTTTTCTTCATATGATAGATGATGCGGTATTTCTTTTGGATAATGTTTTAACCAACGGTGAGCGACGTTATTTTCCATCTTTCTCCCCCTTTCTTTTTTTAAAAAACAGACAATACCCCTTGATACTATTATATAGAAAAAACGCGCACCTTGCACATAATTCTAAATTTTCTGTTAATTTTTCTAAAAAAATAAGATTGCTTATGTTCCGCAATCTTATTTCGTCACAACCTGATTAAATGACTACCATATAGATAATCCCTGCGATAAAAAAACCTATCGCTACAATCGCCAATACTTTCCAAAGGGTTTCCATCGTTATTCCTCACTTTACTTTAATTCTACCACTGTTGCTCCACTACCACCTTCTGAAGGTGTACCTAATCGAAATCCTTTTACTCGCGAATGTTTTTTTAAATAGGTATGTACACCTTTTCTTAAAGCACCTGTCCCTTTTCCATGAATAATAGACACACGTGGATAATTAGCAAGCAATGCATCATCTAAGTATTTTTCCACTTGTACGATGGCATCTTCATATCGAGCTCCGCGTAAATCTAACTCTGTCTTCACGTGATAAGAAGAACCTTTTATCGTTGCTAACGGTTTGGTTTCAATTTTTTGTTTTATTTCCGTTTTTATTAAATCATTTACATGAATTTTGGTTTTAATAATCCCGATTTGAACAGTATATTCTTCCCCGTTTATTTTTTCCACAATGAACCCTTTTTGTCCGAGAGAAGTAACTTTCACTTCTTCTCCTGGCGCAAATACTTTTCGTTTCGTTTGCACAGGTTGTTTTTTTCGTTGCTTCGTATCTAATTCTGGTACAGCTTTGTTTAATCGTGTTTTTGCTTCGATTAATTCATGTTCTTTTACGTTTATACCCATTAGTTGTTTTTGTCGTAATTCATGTATAATTTCTTCCGCTTCCTGTTTTGCCTTATCCACAACAGATTGTGCTTCTTGTTCCGCTTTTTTCAAGAACTGTTTCTTTTCATTTTCAAATTCTTCGTACTGTGTTTGAAGTTTTTTTCTCACCTGTTCTGCTTCTATTTTCCATTTTTCTGCCTTTTCTTTATCAAGTGCTGCTTGTTTTTGTAATTCTTCTAACGATACAATCATTTTATTCACTTTATTATGATCGGTAGAAATTTGTTCTCTTGCTTTTTCAATAATAAAATCTTCTAAACCTAGTCGTTTGGAAATTTCAAAAGCATTGCTTTTTCCCGGAACACCAATTAATAATCGATACGTTGGTTGTAACGTTTCAACGTCAAATTCTACACTAGCATTCATGACACCTTCACGATTGTATGCATATGCTTTTAATTCACTATAATGCGTAGTTGCTACGACACGTGCTTTATAGGCTAATACATAATCTAAAATAGCAATTGCAAGTGCTGCTCCCTCTTCTGGGTCTGTACCTGCACCTAATTCATCAAACAATACTAAACTTTTTTCGTCTACCTTTTTTAAAATTTGGACGATATTCGTCATATGGCTGGAAAATGTACTTAAACTTTGTTCAATGGATTGTTCATCCCCGATATCTGCAAAAATAGATTCAAACACAGCCATTTCTGATCCTTCTTGCGCCGGAATGTGTAGCCCTGATTGTGCCATTAAGGTCAGTAAACCAATTGTTTTTAAGGTTACCGTTTTT
The genomic region above belongs to Massilibacterium senegalense and contains:
- a CDS encoding AMP-binding protein; its protein translation is MENNVAHRWLKHYPKEIPHHLSYEEKPLYQYLMDVSSEQPTKPAIHFLGKTMTYRQLYEDTVTLANRLVELGLEKGDRVSIMLPNCPQAVISYYAVLMAGGIVVQTNPMYMERELEFQLHDSQSKIIIVLDLLFPKVAKIKKNSSLERIIVTKLEDYLPFPKKLLYPLTKKKKQPIHVDIHYSDEVQSFRFLLKSKALTLPSVVINPKEDIALIQYTGGTTGLPKGVMLTHHNLVANTTQCQSWVYETEKGKERILAVLPFFHVYGMTVSMNFAIMYQSLIIILPRFEIEEVLKTIEKQKPTLFPGAPTMYISLLNHPSITNYDLSSINACISGSAPLPVEVQEQFEQLTNGRLVEGYGLTEASPVTHANLVWGNRVKGSIGIPWPGTDAKIIKVGRNEEAEVNEIGELLVKGPQVMKGYWGRQEETEMTLQDGWLYTGDLAYMDEEGYFYLVDRKKDMVIAGGYNIYPREIEEVLYEHPLIKEAVVVGIPDPYRGETVKAYLVLKEGVEATIEEFDAYCRKQLAAYKVPHVYEFRTSLPKTMVGKILRRALVEEEKRKFQENNSGNKK
- a CDS encoding endonuclease MutS2 — its product is MLEKVMRTLEFDKVKKQWMNYVASSLGKEKIDSHLPSIHLSEVTQWQNETAEASTILRLRGHVPLGGLTDIRPALKRAEIGGDLNAFELLQIAGVLYASRQFKLFMEQLVEDEDVTLPILEAKSEAIVILKELEQQIKHSIDESGHVADHASEALRHIRQQLKTSEKKIRERLEQLVRTSQKMLSDSIITIRNDRYVLPVKQEYRYAFKGTVHDQSSSGATLFIEPQSVIELNHRLQEAKVKEKAEIDRILRALTGLVATELAPIRENVLILADIDFIFAKAHYAKAIKASKPKMNDQGFIVLKEARHPLIDSEKVIPMSLFLGDTYTSLVVTGPNTGGKTVTLKTIGLLTLMAQSGLHIPAQEGSEMAVFESIFADIGDEQSIEQSLSTFSSHMTNIVQILKKVDEKSLVLFDELGAGTDPEEGAALAIAILDYVLAYKARVVATTHYSELKAYAYNREGVMNASVEFDVETLQPTYRLLIGVPGKSNAFEISKRLGLEDFIIEKAREQISTDHNKVNKMIVSLEELQKQAALDKEKAEKWKIEAEQVRKKLQTQYEEFENEKKQFLKKAEQEAQSVVDKAKQEAEEIIHELRQKQLMGINVKEHELIEAKTRLNKAVPELDTKQRKKQPVQTKRKVFAPGEEVKVTSLGQKGFIVEKINGEEYTVQIGIIKTKIHVNDLIKTEIKQKIETKPLATIKGSSYHVKTELDLRGARYEDAIVQVEKYLDDALLANYPRVSIIHGKGTGALRKGVHTYLKKHSRVKGFRLGTPSEGGSGATVVELK